Proteins from a single region of Bdellovibrio svalbardensis:
- a CDS encoding ABC transporter ATP-binding protein gives MSEIILEAKNIKKHFPIKKGLFLREVASVKAVDDVTLTVRKGETLGLVGESGCGKSTLGRTLIRLYEPTSGEITFEGQNFLKLKGEALRKKRKNMQMIFQDPYASLDPRMTVGQVIGQPMDIHNVGTPEERTQRVLELIELVGLRKSAVNRYPHEFSGGQRQRISIARAIALNPELIICDEPVSALDVSIQAQILNLLEDLQQKLKLTYVFISHDLSVIEHVCDRVAVMYLGKIVEIASRDELFANPQHPYTQALIQAIPRVGHGKKKMKKSLGGEVPSPINPPSGCSFHTRCPYKMDICVQKTPVLEGTASHQKACWLTAAPTYSSEAGVRAGKAE, from the coding sequence ATGAGCGAAATCATTCTTGAAGCAAAAAATATTAAGAAACACTTCCCGATCAAGAAAGGTCTTTTCTTGCGCGAAGTTGCCAGTGTTAAAGCTGTTGATGATGTCACTTTAACCGTCCGCAAAGGTGAAACTTTGGGTCTGGTCGGAGAATCCGGCTGCGGAAAATCGACATTGGGCAGAACTTTGATTCGCCTCTATGAGCCGACCTCTGGCGAAATCACATTTGAAGGGCAGAACTTTTTAAAACTTAAAGGCGAAGCTCTTCGCAAAAAAAGAAAAAACATGCAGATGATCTTCCAAGATCCTTATGCTTCCCTCGATCCACGTATGACCGTAGGTCAAGTCATCGGTCAACCGATGGACATCCATAATGTGGGCACCCCGGAAGAGCGCACTCAACGCGTTTTGGAGTTGATCGAACTCGTGGGACTTCGCAAATCTGCCGTCAATCGCTACCCGCATGAATTTTCGGGTGGACAACGTCAACGTATCAGTATTGCCCGTGCAATCGCTTTAAACCCTGAACTGATTATTTGCGACGAGCCTGTCAGTGCCTTGGACGTATCTATTCAGGCGCAAATCCTGAATCTTCTGGAAGACCTTCAACAGAAGCTCAAATTAACATATGTTTTTATATCCCATGATCTTTCAGTGATTGAACACGTTTGCGACCGTGTTGCAGTCATGTACTTGGGTAAAATTGTTGAGATTGCCAGCCGTGATGAACTGTTTGCAAATCCTCAGCATCCCTACACGCAGGCATTGATCCAAGCGATTCCTCGCGTGGGCCACGGCAAAAAGAAAATGAAGAAATCATTGGGCGGCGAAGTGCCAAGCCCGATCAATCCTCCATCAGGCTGCTCTTTCCATACTCGTTGCCCATACAAAATGGACATCTGCGTACAGAAGACTCCGGTGCTTGAGGGAACGGCTTCACACCAGAAGGCTTGCTGGCTAACCGCAGCTCCAACATACTCCAGCGAAGCTGGAGTGCGAGCAGGCAAGGCTGAATAA
- a CDS encoding ABC transporter ATP-binding protein, with the protein MAQNLVEVKNLETTFTTKAGPFKAVNNISFEIPKGKTLGIVGESGCGKSVTSYSLMRLIQSPGQVTGGQVLLNGRDILKLSEDQMEEVRGGEMAMIFQEPMTALNPVLTIGFQMDEQIMKHKKCSQKESKDRAIEMLRLVGIPSPEERYSSYPHQLSGGMRQRAMIAMALSCDPTFLIADEPTTALDVTIQAQILELIQGLQEKFNMTVQFITHDLGVISEISDNVMVMYGGQTCEQAETQELFLNPHHPYTAALIASRPKFGERTQRLTTIEGSVPAPHELPKGCPFVNRCPRAVSECPAIKPQLLEVKPGHKVACFNPL; encoded by the coding sequence GTGGCACAAAATCTCGTTGAAGTAAAAAATCTTGAAACGACCTTCACTACGAAGGCAGGACCGTTCAAAGCGGTTAACAATATCAGCTTCGAAATCCCTAAGGGTAAAACTTTGGGTATCGTGGGCGAATCAGGTTGTGGCAAATCCGTAACCTCTTATTCACTCATGCGCTTGATTCAATCTCCGGGACAAGTGACCGGTGGACAGGTACTTCTCAATGGTCGCGACATCTTAAAATTGTCAGAAGACCAAATGGAAGAAGTTCGCGGCGGCGAAATGGCAATGATCTTTCAAGAGCCCATGACGGCTTTGAACCCTGTTTTGACCATCGGTTTTCAGATGGATGAGCAGATCATGAAGCATAAAAAATGCTCGCAAAAAGAATCAAAAGATCGCGCCATTGAAATGCTTCGCCTGGTGGGCATTCCTTCCCCTGAAGAACGCTACTCGTCTTATCCGCACCAACTTTCGGGTGGTATGAGACAAAGAGCAATGATCGCCATGGCCCTTTCTTGCGATCCCACATTTTTGATCGCTGACGAACCGACAACAGCTTTGGACGTTACAATCCAGGCGCAAATTTTGGAATTGATTCAAGGCCTGCAAGAAAAATTCAATATGACTGTTCAGTTCATTACCCATGACTTGGGTGTGATCTCAGAAATCTCTGACAATGTCATGGTGATGTACGGCGGCCAGACTTGCGAGCAGGCGGAGACTCAAGAGCTTTTCTTGAACCCTCATCATCCTTACACAGCTGCATTGATCGCATCTCGTCCTAAATTTGGTGAGCGCACACAACGCCTGACCACAATTGAAGGAAGCGTTCCCGCTCCCCACGAACTGCCGAAAGGCTGCCCGTTTGTAAACCGCTGCCCACGCGCTGTGAGTGAATGTCCTGCTATTAAACCTCAACTTCTTGAAGTTAAACCTGGCCACAAAGTGGCTTGCTTCAATCCTTTATAA
- the sohB gene encoding protease SohB, with product MDALQSIGVFAAQTFLILFAIIAVILVIAMVAAKAAGHKNEIEVELLHKKYKNFQNLLKAHTMSKTERKDLKKQLKQEKKESADKSRTHEKKIFVIDFEGDVKASAVENLREEVTAVLTSAKPEDEVVVRIESPGGVVHGYGLAASQLLRIRDKGIPLTVCVDKVAASGGYLMSVTANKILSAPFAIVGSIGVVAQVPNFHRILKKHDVDVKEYTAGEFKRTVSLLGEITSKGEEKFQQQLEETHILFKSFVQKFRPQMNLQEVATGEYWYGEQAITKGLVDEIRTSDDYLMALADKHQIIKVKFEQHESFGDKLSGIIGKAVKKGALSIVEELETRRFL from the coding sequence ATGGACGCATTGCAGAGCATCGGAGTTTTCGCAGCACAAACCTTCCTCATCCTTTTTGCCATCATCGCCGTGATTCTGGTGATCGCAATGGTTGCTGCCAAGGCTGCTGGCCATAAAAATGAAATTGAAGTGGAGCTCTTGCATAAGAAATACAAGAACTTCCAGAATCTTCTTAAAGCTCATACTATGAGCAAAACCGAGCGCAAAGATCTTAAAAAACAACTCAAACAAGAGAAGAAAGAGAGCGCTGACAAGTCCCGCACTCACGAAAAGAAAATCTTCGTGATCGACTTTGAAGGTGACGTTAAAGCTTCAGCAGTTGAAAACTTGCGCGAAGAAGTCACGGCCGTCTTAACATCTGCGAAACCTGAAGATGAAGTTGTTGTGCGCATTGAAAGCCCGGGTGGCGTGGTTCATGGCTACGGATTGGCGGCTTCTCAACTCTTGCGTATTCGCGACAAAGGCATTCCTTTAACAGTTTGCGTGGATAAAGTGGCAGCCAGTGGTGGTTATTTGATGTCTGTGACTGCAAACAAAATCCTTTCTGCCCCTTTCGCCATCGTCGGCTCCATTGGTGTTGTTGCACAAGTTCCTAACTTCCATAGAATTTTGAAAAAGCACGATGTAGACGTAAAAGAGTACACGGCGGGCGAATTCAAGCGCACGGTCAGCTTGTTGGGTGAAATCACCAGCAAAGGTGAAGAGAAATTCCAACAACAATTAGAAGAGACTCATATTCTCTTCAAGTCTTTCGTTCAGAAATTTCGTCCTCAGATGAATCTTCAGGAAGTAGCCACTGGAGAATACTGGTATGGTGAGCAGGCAATCACAAAAGGCCTGGTTGATGAGATTCGCACCAGCGACGATTACCTGATGGCTCTTGCCGATAAACACCAAATTATCAAAGTGAAATTTGAACAACACGAAAGCTTTGGCGACAAATTAAGTGGAATCATCGGAAAAGCCGTAAAAAAAGGGGCTCTTTCCATCGTTGAAGAACTCGAAACTCGTCGTTTTCTTTAA
- a CDS encoding VC0807 family protein translates to MSTKQETKPENSWLNLIFNIILPVLILNKLTKFIGPLAALLLALAFPLAYGAYDLAKRKKVNALSALGLLNVALTGGLALMGIHGFWFAVKEAAFPTLVGLFVLGSAFTKKPFIEAIFLNPGVMKVDLLEEKLKENGKQQEFHDHLRKATMWLSLSFVFSAVCNFVLARKIFLNIDSNLTTEAQSVILNEQIAKMTTWSMAIIMVPSMIFLMGIFWYLMRGVKQYSGLSTDDLMKT, encoded by the coding sequence ATGTCTACTAAACAAGAAACCAAACCCGAAAATAGCTGGCTCAATCTCATCTTTAATATCATCTTGCCGGTTCTTATCCTTAATAAGCTCACAAAATTCATCGGCCCTTTGGCCGCCCTCCTCTTGGCGTTGGCGTTTCCATTGGCTTATGGCGCCTATGATTTGGCGAAACGAAAAAAGGTCAATGCGCTTTCCGCTCTAGGTCTTCTGAACGTCGCACTGACTGGCGGCTTGGCCCTTATGGGCATTCATGGATTTTGGTTTGCAGTCAAAGAAGCGGCCTTCCCAACTTTGGTGGGATTGTTCGTTCTAGGCTCTGCCTTCACAAAGAAACCCTTCATTGAAGCGATTTTCCTAAATCCGGGAGTGATGAAAGTAGATCTTTTAGAAGAGAAGCTAAAAGAAAATGGAAAACAACAAGAGTTCCACGATCACCTAAGAAAGGCGACGATGTGGCTTTCTTTGTCATTCGTATTCAGTGCCGTTTGCAATTTTGTTTTAGCTCGGAAGATTTTCCTGAACATTGATTCAAACCTGACCACCGAAGCTCAATCCGTCATTTTGAATGAGCAGATCGCAAAAATGACCACTTGGTCGATGGCCATCATCATGGTTCCTTCGATGATTTTTCTTATGGGAATCTTCTGGTATCTGATGCGCGGAGTAAAACAATACTCCGGCCTCTCCACTGACGATCTTATGAAAACGTAG
- the mutM gene encoding bifunctional DNA-formamidopyrimidine glycosylase/DNA-(apurinic or apyrimidinic site) lyase, producing the protein MPELPEVEVVRQGLEKILEHHPKLEKVELKRSDLRGPIPAKKLSTLVGQKVLSVERRAKYLLIWTPKGAMLSHLGMTGTWRVAPPGDERLHDHIYLHFSGSLRLAYRDPRRFGCFDFVSDPASHPKLVELGPEPLGSDFTGESLWQSLRGKSVALKVAIMDQKVVVGVGNIYASEALFAAGIKPSLPASKLSRDRADILVREIRRILKESIEKGGSSISDFAQASGESGYFQNTFKVYDRDGEACVSCGTHLRAKVMGGRNTFWCSHCQK; encoded by the coding sequence ATGCCTGAATTACCCGAAGTGGAAGTGGTGCGACAGGGGCTTGAAAAGATATTAGAGCATCATCCCAAGCTCGAAAAAGTTGAGCTGAAAAGATCTGATTTGCGCGGCCCCATTCCTGCTAAGAAATTAAGCACTCTTGTTGGCCAAAAGGTTTTGTCCGTGGAAAGGCGGGCAAAGTACTTATTAATATGGACGCCCAAAGGAGCGATGCTGTCGCATTTAGGTATGACCGGCACCTGGCGTGTGGCGCCTCCTGGTGATGAGCGTCTTCACGATCATATATATTTGCATTTTTCTGGCAGCTTGAGGTTGGCTTATCGGGATCCTCGGCGATTTGGTTGTTTTGATTTCGTCAGTGATCCTGCATCGCATCCAAAACTTGTTGAGCTCGGTCCGGAGCCTTTAGGGTCTGACTTTACGGGGGAGTCTCTTTGGCAGAGTTTGCGTGGCAAAAGTGTCGCCTTAAAAGTTGCGATCATGGATCAGAAAGTGGTTGTCGGAGTTGGCAATATCTACGCGAGTGAAGCGTTGTTTGCGGCGGGGATTAAGCCCTCATTGCCAGCCTCAAAACTTTCACGTGATAGAGCGGACATTCTGGTTAGAGAGATTCGAAGAATTCTCAAAGAGTCGATTGAAAAAGGTGGATCTTCTATCAGCGATTTCGCTCAAGCTTCGGGGGAAAGTGGCTACTTTCAGAATACTTTTAAAGTTTACGATCGGGACGGCGAAGCCTGTGTGTCTTGCGGGACACACCTTCGCGCGAAAGTGATGGGTGGTCGGAACACCTTCTGGTGTAGCCATTGTCAAAAATAA
- a CDS encoding acylneuraminate cytidylyltransferase, with protein MKAIVIAALLALSFTTGFTCSKNQPAETTPAATEATPAATAEATPAMTPAEGTAAPAPTEAAPAATPAAPAGETK; from the coding sequence ATGAAAGCTATCGTAATCGCAGCTTTGCTAGCACTTTCTTTCACAACTGGTTTCACTTGCTCTAAAAACCAACCTGCTGAAACTACTCCAGCAGCTACTGAAGCTACTCCAGCAGCAACTGCTGAAGCAACTCCAGCAATGACTCCTGCAGAAGGTACTGCAGCTCCAGCTCCAACTGAAGCAGCTCCTGCAGCTACTCCAGCAGCTCCAGCTGGCGAAACTAAGTAA
- a CDS encoding acyl-CoA dehydrogenase, which yields MDSISSLYGYFLESCTWAWVLASVVLLLFVGFFGSPLIVWTIALAVIMAGFGAPVWLWAVFAVLAVIFNIAPIRAALVTSGVFGIFKKFEFLPKISDTEKAALDAGVVWVEKDLFSGKPNFANLMKESYPDLTAEEKAFMNGPVNTLCAMIDHWEIYKTKEIPPAIWDYIKKEKFLGMIVPKEYGGLGFSALCHSEVIMKISSRSLAVAIQVMVPNSLGPAELLAHYGTDAQKKHWLPRLADGLEIPCFGLTEPNAGSDAGAITSTGVLFKGPDGKIQIKLNWNKRWITLAAISSVIGLAFRLRDPENLLGKGEDLGITCGLIPSNTPGVVLGRRHDPLNTPFYNCPTQGKDVIVNAEDAIVGGLAGAGKGWMMLMECLAAGRGISLPAQATGGTKLAMRVTSAHSVVRRQFGVSIGKFEGVEEPLARIGASTYALEAMRKYCLGALDKGIKPGVITAMQKYYTTEMGRKVIIDAMDIMGGAGISLGPRNVLAEIYIATPIGITVEGANIMTRTLIIFGQGALRAHPFAYSEVKAYEANDLKAFDRAFFGHIGHIVRNTCRAILLSCSRGYLAATPDCHPQMKVYFRRMSWTSATFALLSDVAMGVLGGSLKMKEKITGRFADILAHMYIATAILRRFEAEGRKEEDLPFVHYNLKLCMAEIQKGFDGIFDNLKIPGLRWFFKGWIGAWSRINSIGSQASDGWTHAIASAMMKDGELRNRLTDGIYLPTDRTQAVGRLDYAFSVVLKAEAAEKKIKKAIRDGALPKKKTNLLFDDARSKNIITEEEFKLLQEADAVRYDAILVDDFNEEQYHANKVIK from the coding sequence GTGGACTCTATCAGCTCGTTATACGGGTATTTTTTAGAGAGTTGTACGTGGGCATGGGTTCTTGCCTCCGTGGTGCTCTTGTTGTTTGTCGGCTTCTTCGGAAGTCCTCTTATCGTTTGGACGATTGCACTTGCTGTGATCATGGCGGGCTTTGGTGCTCCGGTATGGTTGTGGGCTGTGTTCGCGGTCCTTGCGGTCATCTTCAACATTGCTCCGATTCGCGCGGCGCTCGTGACTTCTGGAGTCTTCGGGATTTTCAAAAAATTTGAATTTCTTCCGAAAATTTCGGACACCGAGAAAGCGGCTCTGGACGCGGGTGTGGTGTGGGTAGAGAAAGATTTATTCTCTGGAAAACCCAACTTCGCAAACTTGATGAAAGAGTCTTACCCAGATTTGACAGCAGAAGAAAAAGCTTTCATGAACGGCCCGGTCAACACACTGTGTGCGATGATCGATCACTGGGAAATCTACAAAACAAAAGAAATTCCTCCTGCGATTTGGGACTACATCAAGAAAGAAAAATTCTTGGGTATGATCGTTCCTAAAGAGTACGGTGGTCTTGGATTCTCTGCTCTTTGCCACTCTGAAGTGATTATGAAAATCTCTTCTCGCTCGTTGGCAGTAGCAATCCAGGTGATGGTTCCAAATTCATTGGGTCCTGCAGAATTGCTGGCTCACTACGGAACAGACGCACAGAAGAAGCATTGGTTGCCTCGTTTGGCTGATGGCTTGGAAATTCCATGCTTCGGTTTGACAGAGCCAAATGCGGGTTCTGATGCGGGTGCGATCACATCTACGGGTGTTTTGTTCAAAGGCCCAGATGGAAAAATTCAAATTAAATTGAACTGGAATAAACGTTGGATCACTCTTGCAGCGATCTCTTCTGTTATCGGTTTGGCGTTCCGCTTGCGTGACCCAGAAAATCTTTTGGGTAAAGGTGAGGATCTTGGTATCACTTGCGGTTTGATCCCTTCAAATACTCCGGGTGTTGTTTTGGGTCGTCGTCATGATCCTTTGAATACTCCGTTCTACAACTGTCCGACTCAAGGTAAAGACGTTATCGTCAATGCTGAAGATGCTATCGTTGGCGGTCTCGCTGGCGCTGGTAAGGGCTGGATGATGTTGATGGAATGTCTGGCTGCGGGTCGCGGTATTTCATTGCCGGCACAAGCAACAGGCGGAACTAAATTGGCAATGCGTGTAACTTCTGCGCATTCCGTTGTTCGTCGTCAATTCGGTGTTTCAATCGGTAAGTTTGAAGGTGTTGAAGAGCCTCTGGCTCGTATCGGTGCTTCGACTTATGCTTTGGAAGCGATGAGAAAATACTGCTTGGGAGCTTTGGATAAAGGCATCAAACCAGGCGTTATCACGGCGATGCAAAAATACTATACGACTGAAATGGGTCGTAAAGTGATTATCGATGCTATGGATATCATGGGCGGCGCGGGCATCTCATTGGGTCCCCGTAACGTGCTTGCTGAAATCTATATTGCAACTCCAATTGGTATCACAGTTGAAGGTGCGAACATCATGACTCGTACTTTGATCATCTTTGGTCAAGGTGCTCTTCGTGCGCATCCATTTGCTTACTCTGAAGTTAAAGCATATGAAGCGAATGATTTGAAGGCCTTCGATAGAGCGTTCTTCGGTCATATCGGGCATATCGTACGCAATACTTGCCGCGCGATCTTGTTGTCTTGCTCTCGTGGTTACTTGGCAGCGACTCCAGACTGTCATCCGCAAATGAAAGTTTACTTCCGTCGTATGTCTTGGACTTCTGCGACTTTCGCATTGTTGTCTGACGTGGCGATGGGCGTTCTTGGTGGCTCTTTGAAAATGAAAGAGAAAATCACAGGACGTTTCGCAGATATCTTGGCTCACATGTATATCGCAACAGCGATCCTTCGTCGTTTCGAAGCGGAAGGCCGTAAGGAAGAAGATCTTCCATTCGTGCACTACAACTTGAAGCTTTGCATGGCTGAAATCCAAAAAGGTTTCGACGGCATCTTTGATAACTTGAAGATCCCTGGTCTTCGTTGGTTCTTCAAAGGATGGATCGGCGCTTGGTCACGTATCAACTCTATTGGCTCACAAGCTTCTGATGGTTGGACTCATGCGATCGCATCAGCAATGATGAAAGATGGCGAGTTACGCAATCGTTTGACTGATGGCATTTACTTGCCAACAGATCGCACGCAAGCGGTAGGTCGTTTGGATTACGCATTCTCTGTGGTTTTGAAAGCTGAAGCTGCAGAAAAGAAAATCAAAAAAGCCATCCGCGACGGCGCTCTTCCGAAGAAGAAAACAAACTTGTTGTTTGACGATGCTCGCAGCAAAAACATCATCACTGAAGAGGAATTCAAGCTCCTCCAAGAAGCCGATGCTGTCCGCTACGACGCCATCCTGGTAGACGACTTCAACGAAGAACAATACCACGCCAACAAAGTAATCAAATAA
- a CDS encoding hemolysin family protein: MTELLIVILCLFINMLLSGAEMAFVTVRKMQLKTISSKDKRAKILLLLKENPERTLSVIQIGITLVGAIAAAVGGAGAEEALTPTLMNQFALKEQTAEALSIALVVLPISYLSVVVGELVPKTLALRNSLAISLWSARALFLGEKLLSPAVWILEKSTNLILKIFSLTNTTEQRHEHDLEIEDLPHQTKQYLINLVSADKMLARDVMLPWSEVIFVRKTDLIEDVETIIVNSGHTRIPVLEDENVIGLINSKEFFVARKYKDNEWQSLIRPCLKFKSFEPLFRILLKMQEEKSHLAVIYDRAQIVGLLTMENIFEEIIGDVFDEDDDGYVKKLLASKSRRRP; this comes from the coding sequence GTGACCGAGCTACTGATTGTCATACTTTGCCTTTTCATCAACATGCTTTTATCAGGTGCTGAGATGGCCTTTGTGACTGTACGAAAAATGCAGCTAAAAACTATTTCATCCAAAGACAAACGCGCGAAGATTCTTCTGTTACTTAAAGAAAATCCTGAACGCACTTTGAGCGTCATACAAATCGGCATCACACTGGTCGGCGCCATTGCGGCCGCAGTAGGTGGCGCTGGAGCCGAGGAAGCTCTAACACCAACTCTCATGAATCAATTCGCGCTTAAGGAACAAACGGCTGAAGCCTTATCTATCGCCTTGGTTGTGCTTCCGATCTCTTATTTAAGCGTTGTGGTTGGCGAGCTTGTTCCTAAAACATTGGCCTTGAGAAACTCTTTGGCCATTTCCCTTTGGTCGGCACGCGCACTTTTTCTGGGAGAAAAGCTCTTATCCCCAGCCGTTTGGATTTTGGAAAAGTCGACGAATTTGATTTTAAAAATATTCAGCCTGACAAACACAACCGAGCAACGACACGAACATGATCTTGAAATCGAAGACCTCCCCCATCAGACCAAGCAATACCTGATCAACCTGGTCAGCGCCGATAAAATGCTCGCTCGAGATGTTATGTTACCCTGGAGCGAGGTCATCTTTGTTCGCAAAACGGATCTCATAGAGGACGTTGAAACGATAATTGTGAATTCAGGCCACACCCGCATTCCAGTCCTTGAGGATGAAAATGTCATCGGTCTTATTAACAGCAAAGAGTTCTTTGTCGCACGCAAGTATAAAGACAACGAATGGCAATCCCTCATCCGTCCCTGCTTGAAGTTCAAATCTTTCGAACCTCTATTTCGAATTCTTCTAAAAATGCAGGAAGAGAAATCGCATCTGGCAGTGATTTATGACCGCGCGCAGATCGTTGGACTTCTCACCATGGAGAACATTTTCGAGGAAATCATAGGTGATGTTTTCGACGAGGACGATGATGGCTATGTTAAAAAACTACTCGCGAGCAAATCTCGTCGCCGCCCGTAG
- a CDS encoding response regulator codes for MVLETSSQTSLEKQHTPRVLVIDDSLDSVKLMSHILDHYKCDVTMAFDGQDAIPLLVNKQYDLVVLDWQMPQMGGRDTLLLMDRLLTERKVHKLRKPIPVVIYTGHSEEELDLPLVRNFSYLGFINKRQAFSSMMRSFNFILRSI; via the coding sequence ATGGTACTTGAAACTTCGTCTCAGACATCTCTCGAAAAGCAGCACACACCGCGTGTTCTAGTGATCGATGATAGCTTGGACTCAGTAAAACTAATGTCGCACATTCTTGATCACTACAAATGCGATGTGACGATGGCTTTCGATGGTCAAGACGCCATTCCTTTACTAGTAAACAAGCAGTACGACTTGGTGGTGTTGGATTGGCAAATGCCACAAATGGGTGGTCGCGATACTTTATTACTTATGGACAGACTTCTTACCGAGCGCAAAGTCCACAAACTTCGCAAACCAATCCCAGTGGTGATCTACACAGGACACAGTGAAGAAGAATTGGATCTGCCCCTTGTGCGCAACTTTTCATACTTGGGCTTCATCAACAAGCGCCAAGCTTTCAGCTCCATGATGCGTTCATTTAATTTTATTTTGCGTTCAATCTAG
- a CDS encoding Rnase Y domain-containing protein — MLVVIAIALVGIIAGGGLGLALHKLQNARTLRLAREEAQEIVGEAKEAIELKLLEEKERIQEIEMEMWTKVEPEMLKTEGRIEDLQEVANENKAKADQIVQEEKKKLQEREADVKTQEQALKGQETELNKVKDAQKALNKEFIEKLTAKLNTSAEDFKSELKAMMEDEAQRRAARLAQEHEEDAKEHAETRAKKILGLIIDRFARPYCAERGIGAVNFPDSHARKLFCDPAGNNIKALQEACGCDIIVEEGLDMVGVAGFDPVRRELTRRTLERIFKEKKSITPDFIKKIAENQRKELTKNIKHDGDSLAKELKLEGLNAEIRQMMGSLRYRYSFTQNQYFHCGEVGWLAGLLASELGIDIKKARRVGMLHDIGKSMDHVMEGGHAVIGADFIAARGEAPDVVHAVKAHHFDEQPSTDHAFIVIAADAISGARPGARRSTIESYNQKVSELQDIARSFQGVTDCFVLSGGRECRVLVNGKKIDDTHALDLSKKIAARIEEECNYPGQIKVVVVRETIVTEQTRKELA, encoded by the coding sequence ATGTTAGTAGTGATTGCTATAGCCCTAGTTGGAATTATCGCCGGTGGTGGATTGGGCTTGGCCTTACACAAGTTGCAAAATGCGCGCACTCTTCGCCTTGCTCGTGAAGAAGCTCAAGAAATTGTTGGAGAAGCCAAAGAGGCTATCGAGCTCAAGTTACTTGAAGAGAAAGAGCGCATTCAAGAAATTGAAATGGAAATGTGGACCAAGGTTGAACCAGAAATGCTGAAAACCGAAGGTCGCATTGAAGACTTGCAAGAGGTTGCCAACGAGAACAAAGCCAAGGCTGATCAAATTGTTCAGGAAGAGAAAAAGAAACTTCAAGAACGCGAAGCCGATGTTAAAACTCAAGAGCAAGCCTTAAAAGGCCAAGAAACCGAACTGAACAAAGTAAAAGATGCCCAAAAAGCATTGAACAAAGAGTTCATCGAAAAACTCACCGCGAAGTTAAACACTTCAGCTGAAGATTTTAAATCCGAACTCAAAGCCATGATGGAAGACGAAGCTCAGCGCCGTGCTGCCCGCCTTGCGCAAGAGCACGAGGAAGACGCCAAGGAGCACGCCGAAACTCGCGCCAAGAAAATTCTTGGCTTGATCATCGATCGCTTCGCACGCCCTTATTGTGCAGAACGCGGCATTGGTGCCGTGAACTTCCCAGACAGTCATGCGCGCAAGTTATTCTGCGATCCTGCTGGAAACAATATCAAGGCACTTCAAGAAGCCTGCGGATGTGACATTATTGTCGAAGAGGGTTTGGATATGGTTGGCGTTGCCGGATTTGACCCTGTTCGCCGCGAACTCACTCGCCGTACTTTGGAGCGAATCTTTAAAGAGAAGAAAAGCATCACGCCAGACTTCATCAAGAAGATCGCTGAAAATCAGAGAAAAGAATTAACGAAAAACATCAAGCATGATGGCGACTCTTTAGCAAAAGAGTTGAAGCTTGAAGGCTTGAATGCGGAAATTCGTCAGATGATGGGTTCTTTGCGCTATCGTTATTCCTTCACGCAAAATCAATATTTCCACTGTGGCGAGGTTGGCTGGTTGGCCGGACTTCTGGCTTCGGAGCTTGGTATTGACATTAAGAAGGCTCGTCGCGTGGGCATGCTCCACGACATTGGTAAATCCATGGACCATGTTATGGAAGGCGGCCATGCTGTTATCGGAGCTGATTTTATCGCGGCACGCGGTGAAGCACCTGACGTGGTTCACGCCGTGAAAGCCCATCACTTTGATGAACAACCATCAACGGATCATGCTTTCATCGTCATTGCGGCCGATGCAATTTCTGGGGCTCGCCCTGGTGCACGTCGCTCGACAATTGAGTCCTACAATCAGAAAGTTTCTGAACTTCAAGATATCGCTCGCAGCTTCCAAGGTGTGACAGATTGCTTTGTTCTTAGCGGTGGACGCGAATGCCGCGTTCTTGTGAATGGCAAAAAGATCGATGACACTCACGCTCTGGATCTTTCTAAGAAAATTGCGGCGCGCATCGAAGAAGAGTGCAACTACCCAGGACAAATTAAGGTCGTTGTCGTGCGCGAAACGATTGTTACTGAACAAACTCGCAAAGAACTCGCGTAA
- a CDS encoding OsmC family protein: MAQKTSHITCQTKWAGGMAFEAHFGDHKFTMDSKSDFGGKDLGPSPKEVLLSSICACSGMDVASILQKMRVDLQSCDINAQTETTEGYPSIFKQVRVQYHVASSNAKEEQVMKAVVLSMTKYCGVTAMVAPTSPVVYEVFLNAEKIGEGIADFTAAKQD, encoded by the coding sequence ATGGCTCAAAAAACGAGTCACATCACATGTCAGACGAAATGGGCTGGAGGAATGGCTTTTGAGGCTCACTTTGGCGATCATAAGTTCACCATGGATTCCAAGTCTGATTTTGGTGGTAAAGACCTAGGTCCCTCTCCAAAGGAAGTGCTCCTCAGTAGCATTTGCGCCTGCTCGGGGATGGATGTTGCGTCCATATTGCAGAAAATGCGAGTCGATTTGCAGTCCTGCGACATTAATGCGCAGACTGAGACGACAGAAGGATACCCTTCAATTTTTAAACAGGTTCGAGTTCAGTATCACGTCGCAAGTTCTAATGCGAAAGAGGAACAAGTGATGAAGGCCGTTGTGCTTTCTATGACCAAGTATTGTGGGGTCACCGCGATGGTCGCGCCGACCTCTCCCGTGGTTTATGAAGTGTTTCTTAATGCTGAGAAAATTGGTGAAGGGATTGCAGACTTTACTGCTGCAAAACAAGACTAA